A stretch of DNA from Nitrospirota bacterium:
AGCCTTTGAGAGGGTAGAATTGGGATTCCCTGTCATGGAGATGAGGCCCACATTGAACCTCTTTAAAAATGGTATTAAATCGACAAGCTCTTCTGTCTCACCACTGTTCGATATTGCAATAACCACATCATCGGCTGTAACCATGCCGAGGTCTCCGTGACTTGCTTCAGCAGGATGCAGGAAGAATGCAGGGGTGCCGGTTGATGCGAGCGTGGCTGCTACCTTTTTGCCAACAAGCCCTGACTTTCCCATGCCTGTAACAACTACCCTGCCCTTGCTTTTGTAAATAATATCAACCGCTTTTTCGAAATTACTATTGAGCTTCTCTGTCAACGCAGAGATCGCTTCTGCTTCTGTCTTTAAGACCTTTTTTGCTATATCGAGGATGTCATCCATCTATTACTCCCAGAAACTTCTCATTCAAACTGGCATCTTAACCAGCCCGGAGGAATTCCTTTCCTATGAGCCTCTTCTTCGAGTTCACTAAGATCTCTTTCAGCATTTCTACGCTGTTTTTGTGCACGCCTGAGTTCATTCTCAAGAGTTCTTCTCTTTCTCGGACCCAAAGGCGTACCGCCCTCCCCACGAAGTTCCTTTTCTATTTCTGCAATCTCATCCCTGGCCTTATCTATTTTATTCCTGTACGTATTTGCCGTCTTACACCAGTATTCTCTATTCTCTTCCTTTTTAGCTTTCCCTGTTTTTTCTTTACCTTCCGCTTTCCTGTCTAATCTCTCGGTCTGAGGGTTATCCCCGGAGGATTCTTTGTACCTCTCGAGATCCTCTTCTGTGAAATAAGGGACATCCTTTTGTGCAGTTCTGTCCTCTCCAGAGGAAAAAACTGATGCCGGCCCGATAATAAAACCTATAGACAAAATGAATAAAAACCTTGACAACGTCTTCATTGTACCATCCCCGTTGATTTCGATAATAGGCTATGGATATCACTTATTGTTTTCAATAATCGATATGCGTTATCCAGGGGTATCATATTCGGCCCGTCACATAATGCCTTGTCTGGCTCTGGATGAACCTCCATGAATAGTCCATCAACACCAACAGCGGCTGCTGCCCTTGCGAGTGGTTCTGCAAATTCCCTCTGTCCCCCGGAAGAAGTGCCCTGCCCGCCTGGTAGCTGGAGGCTATGAGTTACGTCAAAAATTATAGGATAGCCGTAGGTGCGCATGATCAGAAATCCCCTAAAGTCAACAACGAGATTATTATAACCGAAGGATGTCCCTCTTTCGGTGATAAGCAGATTACGATTGCCGGTCGATGTGAATTTATCAATTATATTCTTTACATCCCATGGTGCAAGGAATTGGCCCTTCTTTATATTTACAGGCTTGCCGGTATTGGATGCTGCGAGGATCAAATCAGTCTGCCTGCAGAGAAAGGCAGGTATCTGGAGTGCATCAAGGACTTCAGATGCAGGTTTAATCTCAGAGATAGAATGCACATCCGATATAACAGGGATATTAAATTTATTTTTGACATCTGATAGTATCCGCAAACCCTTATCAAGTCCAACGCCCCTGTAGGATAAAAGGGATGTCCTGTTCGCCTTGTCATAGGAGCTTTTGAATATAAAAGGAAGTCTGATAGTGCTGCATATATCTTTTAATCTTTCTGCTGTGTGAAAGGTTATATCTTCATTCTCTATTACACATGGGCCGGCAATTAAAACAAGGGGGTTCTTGCCGCCAATTACAACATTTCCTATCTTTATCTCTTTAGTCGCCAGCATAATTCAGAATAAAGGAATTCCATAATTTTTAATTTTAAATTTGCGGCACTGGACACTTGCCAGTTAAAGATACTGGCTGGCCAGCGCCCTGATTCTCTCATCGTCCAATGGCTTATTACTGAGTTCTGTCCTGTTGTTTAAATGACGTATCGTAGTCTCTAAAAATATTTTGAAGTACTCCATCTTCTTAAATAGGTTTTCGATCTTTTGCTCCTCTAAGACAGATAATTCATTAAAAAGTGAGATTTCTTCAAAAAACTTTGCAAATTCCTCATAATCGTCATACCTCAACAACCTGAATGTAAAACTTTCAAAATACTGCATGAAATTGTGAAGGGAATAAAAGAGTCTTTTACGCTCTTCTATGTCAGAGGCAGAATTGAGAAATCTGGTTATCAGGAAATGAAGGGTTGCGACGTCTTCGCGCAGTTTTAATGACTGTGTAAGTTTGGCGGTAAAACTTTCAAAAATATCTTCACCCCTGACATCAGGGTGAAGATATTGTGCAAGCTGGACAATGCCCTGTTCAAATAAGTTTTTTAAGATGCCAAAGCTGTTCTCTATCTTGCCCT
This window harbors:
- a CDS encoding SIS domain-containing protein yields the protein MDDILDIAKKVLKTEAEAISALTEKLNSNFEKAVDIIYKSKGRVVVTGMGKSGLVGKKVAATLASTGTPAFFLHPAEASHGDLGMVTADDVVIAISNSGETEELVDLIPFLKRFNVGLISMTGNPNSTLSKA
- a CDS encoding OmpH family outer membrane protein, encoding MSRFLFILSIGFIIGPASVFSSGEDRTAQKDVPYFTEEDLERYKESSGDNPQTERLDRKAEGKEKTGKAKKEENREYWCKTANTYRNKIDKARDEIAEIEKELRGEGGTPLGPRKRRTLENELRRAQKQRRNAERDLSELEEEAHRKGIPPGWLRCQFE
- the kdsA gene encoding 3-deoxy-8-phosphooctulonate synthase; this translates as MLATKEIKIGNVVIGGKNPLVLIAGPCVIENEDITFHTAERLKDICSTIRLPFIFKSSYDKANRTSLLSYRGVGLDKGLRILSDVKNKFNIPVISDVHSISEIKPASEVLDALQIPAFLCRQTDLILAASNTGKPVNIKKGQFLAPWDVKNIIDKFTSTGNRNLLITERGTSFGYNNLVVDFRGFLIMRTYGYPIIFDVTHSLQLPGGQGTSSGGQREFAEPLARAAAAVGVDGLFMEVHPEPDKALCDGPNMIPLDNAYRLLKTISDIHSLLSKSTGMVQ